A DNA window from Castanea sativa cultivar Marrone di Chiusa Pesio chromosome 7, ASM4071231v1 contains the following coding sequences:
- the LOC142643884 gene encoding putative disease resistance protein RGA3: MADLLLSALVNTVVGNLNTSALQEFGVAWGLGAELDKLKSTMSTIQSVLQDAEEKQWNSKAITDWLRKLKDVARDADNVLDEFATEALMRKVEREKGATGQVSRFFSLRNRLIFRMKMAHKLKNVRDRLDAISKERSEFHLSEGVINTEVVDVQRRKTCSLVNESVIYGRDEEKEKIIEVLLTNVSDDQDNLAIYVVWGMGGLGKTTLAQLVYNDVRVEKHFELRIWVCVSDDFQIIRLVRAIIESIDGSGCNLSELDPLQQHLQEKLRGRRFLLVLDDVWNENHEKWDCLKHMLTCGAKGSMLIVTTRIETIARMMATLHPIHRMGCLSEDDSWSLFKGRAFGMGRVEEKSELESIGKEIVKKCGGVPLAIKALGSLMSLKSRKSDWESVEKSQIWDLPIGDNSILLALKLSYHHLPPHLRQCFAFCCVFPKDHDLEMNKLIQLWMANGFIPFKGPLELYDFGVDIFNELVWRSFFQDVKEVYPGYVTCKMHDLMHDLAQSIMSHECLAVESGKDVKVAGRIIHMSFDWSSQAISLNEDLCKVRSLRTCLGTSGRKAFLPFFFKQKYLRALDFRSVYSEVPRSINNLKHLRYLDMSGSMIKVLPESTTCLLNLQTLKLDRCYSLCKLPKGMKYMKNLMYLGITNCSSLTRMPEGIGQLTCLQSLSFFIVGKEKGYQVSELKGLNLRNKLIIKELDNVKNSVEAKNANLIGKQNLHSLSLVWQRDNKSHVPDHVEDVLDGLQPHSNLKVLSINNYHGSKIPAWIQDSVLCDLVEISLICWERCEHLPTLGKLPFLKVLNITGWHAVKYICNEFHGDGAISFPSLKKFRLQEMRDLEEWRTVTGGENFPCLSTLDITDCPKLVEIPIIPSITGLTMGRNNAMLIRSVMNLTSLSSLVIENMDDELTVLPDGLLQNHKMLEMLEIYKMPNLMSLTNQLDNLSALNEFRLENCDKIESLPEGLQNLHSLRELRIWECNNLLSLPMNGLQGLSSLRRLSIDCCNKFCSLSEGIQYLIALENLDIDTCPKLISLPEGIQHLTALRYLRIWNCEDLSSLPKQIGCLTSLSHLGIWYCPNLMSIPDELQNLTALKRLDIAGCPHLEKRCKKDSGEDWHKISHITNIYIPSLATKFEMLLSRSTLRWRCQHASKKVYL; this comes from the coding sequence ATGGCGGACTTACTTCTTTCTGCCTTGGTGAACACTGTGGTGGGGAACTTGAATACTTCTGCACTTCAAGAATTTGGAGTTGCTTGGGGCTTGGGAGCTGAGCTTGACAAACTGAAGAGCACGATGTCTACCATCCAATCCGTTCTCCAAGATGCAGAGGAAAAGCAGTGGAACAGTAAAGCTATCACGGATTGGCTGAGAAAGCTCAAAGATGTAGCTCGTGACGCGGATAATGTTCTGGACGAGTTTGCAACTGAAGCTCTAATGCGAAaggtggagagagagaaaggtgcGACGGGCCAAGTAAGTAGATTCTTTTCTCTTCGAAACAGACTTATATTTCGCATGAAAATGGCACATAAATTGAAGAATGTGAGGGATAGACTAGATGCCATTTCTAAGGAGAGATCTGAATTCCACTTGAGTGAGGGAGTTATAAACACGGAAGTTGTTGATGTACAAAGGAGAAAAACTTGCTCACTTGTGAATGAAAGTGTGATTTATGGAAGAgatgaggaaaaagaaaagatcatTGAGGTGTTGCTCACTAATGTGTCTGATGATCAAGATAATCTGGCCATTTATGTTGTATGGGGCATGGGGGGCTTGGGTAAAACAACGCTTGCACAGTTAGTCTACAATGATGTAAGGGTGGAGAAGCATTTTGAATTGAGAATTTGGGTTTGTGTATCAGATGATTTCCAGATAATAAGGCTGGTGAGGGCAATCATAGAATCCATTGATGGTAGTGGATGTAATCTTTCAGAGTTGGATCCACTGCAGCAACACTTGCAAGAAAAATTGCGTGGGAGGAGATTTTTACTTGTATTGGACGATGTCTGGAACGAGAACCATGAGAAATGGGACTGCCTAAAACATATGTTGACGTGTGGAGCGAAAGGTAGTATGCTTATAGTTACAACTCGGATTGAAACAATTGCGAGAATGATGGCTACATTACATCCTATACACCGCATGGGATGCTTGTCAGAGGATGATTCTTGGTCCTTATTTAAAGGACGTGCATTTGGGATGGGAAGGGTAGAAGAGAAATCAGAATTGGAATCAATTGGTAAGGAAATAGTGAAGAAGTGTGGAGGCGTGCCTCTAGCTATAAAGGCTCTTGGAAGCCTCATGTCCTTAAAAAGTAGGAAGAGTGATTGGGAATCAGTGGAAAAAAGTCAGATTTGGGATTTACCAATAGGTGACAATTCTATCTTGTTGGCCCTCAAGTTGAGTTATCACCATCTACCCCCACATCTAAGGCAATGTTTTGCTTTTTGTTGTGTATTCCCCAAAGATCACGACCTTGAGATGAATAAGTTGATACAACTATGGATGGCTAATGGTTTTATTCCCTTCAAAGGACCATTGGAGTTGTATGATTTTGGTGTTGATATCTTCAATGAATTAGTATGGAGGTCTTTCTTTCAAGACGTCAAGGAGGTATATCCTGGCTATGTAACGTGTAAAATGCATGACCTCATGCATGACCTTGCTCAATCTATTATGAGTCATGAATGCCTTGCAGTGGAATCCGGTAAAGATGTGAAGGTTGCAGGCAGGATTATTCACATGTCTTTCGACTGGTCATCGCAAGCCATTTCTTTGAATGAGGACCTATGTAAAGTTCGATCTCTACGCACATGCCTCGGTACATCTGGTCGTAAAGCTTTTCTGCCATTCTTCTTTAAACAAAAGTATCTTCGGGCATTGGATTTTAGATCTGTCTATTCGGAAGTACCGAGATCAATCAACAATTTAAAACATTTGAGGTATCTTGACATGTCTGGCTCTATGATCAAAGTTTTACCAGAATCAACAACCTGCCTCTTGAACTTGCAAACGTTGAAACTAGATAGGTGTTATTCTCTTTGTAAGTTACCCAAAGGTATGAAGTACATGAAAAACCTTATGTATCTTGGGATCACTAATTGTTCTTCTCTTACTCGTATGCCTGAAGGAATAGGACAATTAACTTGCCTCCAATCATTGAGCTTCTTCATTGTTGGCAAGGAAAAAGGTTATCAAGTAAGTGAGTTGAAAGGGCTAAACCTTCGAAACAAGTTGATAATAAAGGAACTTGATAATGTCAAAAATTCAGTGGAGGCCAAAAATGCAAATTTGATTGGAAAACAAAATCTTCATTCGCTAAGTTTGGTTTGGCAGAGAGACAATAAAAGCCATGTACCAGACCATGTTGAAGATGTTCTTGATGGTCTCCAACCTCATTCAAATCTGAAAGTACTGTCCATAAACAACTATCATGGTTCAAAAATTCCAGCATGGATTCAAGATTCAGTTCTTTGTGATTTGGTTGAAATTTCGCTAATTTGTTGGGAAAGATGTGAACATTTGCCGACTCTTGGCAaactaccattcctcaaggttCTTAATATAACTGGCTGGCATGCTGTGAAATATATTTGCAATGAGTTCCATGGAGACGGTGCAATTTCGTTTCCCTCATTGAAGAAATTTAGGCTACAGGAGATGCGAGATTTGGAGGAATGGAGAACAGTGACTGGAGGAGAAAATTTTCCCTGCCTAAGCACATTAGATATCACGGATTGCCCAAAGTTAGTTGAAATTCCTATTATTCCTTCCATTACAGGTTTGACTATGGGAAGAAATAATGCAATGTTAATTAGGTCAGTGATGAATCTCACTTCACTTTCTTCCCTTGTGATTGAAAACATGGATGATGAATTGACAGTTCTTCCAGATGGATTGTTGCAAAATCATAAGATGCTTGAAATGTTGGAGATTTACAAAATGCCCAATCTCATGTCACTGACTAATCAGTTGGATAATCTTTCTGCATTGAATGAATTTCGTCTTGAAAATTGTGACAAGATCGAAAGTCTTCCAGAAGGACTCCAGAACTTACATTCATTACGGGAACTGAGGATATGGGAGTGTAATAATCTTTTGTCCTTACCAATGAATGGTTTGCAGGGCTTATCTTCACTACGGAGATTATCCATTGATTGCTGCAACAAATTCTGCTCTTTGTCTGAGGGAATTCAATATTTAATTGCACTTGAGAATTTAGATATTGACACGTGTCCGAAGTTAATTTCATTGCCAGAGGGTATTCAACATCTAACTGCTCTCCGTTATCTACGCATCTGGAACTGTGAAGACTTATCTTCTCTGCCTAAGCAGATTGGATGCCTCACATCGCTTTCACATTTGGGAATTTGGTACTGCCCTAATCTAATGTCTATACCAGACGAGCTACAGAATCTTACGGCACTCAAAAGATTGGACATCGCGGGATGTCCACATCTGGAGAAGCGGTGCAAGAAAGACAGTGGAGAGGATTGGCATAAAATATCTCACATCACCAACATTTACATCCCTTCTCTCGCTACGAAATTTGAAATGTTGCTAAGTAGGTCAACGCTGAGATGGCGATGTCAACACGCttcaaaaaaagtttatttataa